The Flavobacteriales bacterium genome contains the following window.
ACCCCACTTGGGCTCGTATGGACCCCACCCCGACCCTCCCCGGTGGGGAGGGAGGAATGCCAGGCTTCCTTGGTAGCATTCAGCAGGTTGACCGTGCCGATGACGTTCGTGTTGACGAAGGCCATCGGATCGCTGATGCTCCGGTCAACGTGGCTCTCGGCCGCGAGGTGGATCACCCCATCGGGCTTGTGCTCGTCGAAGACCTTGCGCAGCGCTTGCGCGTCGCGGATATCGCATTTCACGAAGGTGTAGTTCGGTGCGTCCTCGATGTCGCGCAGGTTCTCCAGGTTGCCCGCGTAGGTGAGGGCATCGAGGTTGATGATGCGGTATTGCGGGTAGTTGCGCACGAAACGGCGCACCACGTGGCTGCCGATGAAGCCGGCGCCGCCGGTGATGAGGATGGTGCAGGAGGAGTTCATAGGGAAGACCACAGAGGCACAGGGACACAGAGTTCGCCGAGAAACGGAAGAGACCGACCTGCACAATAGCCACGGAGCAGCAAGGCAACGCGAACTCCGTGTGCTCTGTGGCTCCCTGCCTCTGTGGTCTTCATCCTCACAGGCTCCAGTAGTTCACGCTCTTCACCTTCTTCCTGAAGATCCCCTTCAGGTCCACGAGCACGCCTTTCGGAGTGAGCATGCCCTTGAACCAGGCTTCGTCCTTGCTGGCGTACTCGGTGTGGTTCACGGCGACGATGATCGCGTCGTAAGGGCCTTTCATCTCCTTCACCAGCGAGTAACCGTATTCGTGCTGCACCTCGGCACTGTCAGCGTGCGGATCGGCAACGTCCACGGTGCAGCTGAAGCTCTTCAGCTCGCGCACCACATCGGCCACCTTGCTGTTGCGGATGTCCGTTACGTTCTCCTTGAAGGTGGCGCCCATCACCAGCACACGGCTGTTGGCGGGGTTGGCGCCGCTCGCGATCATCTTCTTCACGGTCTGCTTGGCCACGTAGCCGCCCATGCTGTCGTTCACGTAACGGCCGCTGTCGATGATCTGCGCGTGGTAGCCGAGTTCCTTCGCTTTGTACACGAGGTAGTACGGGTCCACACCAATGCAGTGCCCGCCGACCAGTCCCGGTTGGAACTTGAGGAAGTTCCACTTGGTGCCGGCCGCTTCGAGCACGTCGTAGGTGTTGATGCCCATGCGGTTGAAGATGATCGAGAGCTCGTTGGTGAGCGCGATGTTCACGTCGCGCTGCGTGTTCTCGATGATCTTGGCGGCCTCGGCCACCTTGATGCTGCTGGCGCGGTGCACGCCGGCCTTCACCACCAGCTCGTAGGTCTTGGCGATGATCTCCGCGCTCTCCGGGTCGCAGCCGCTGCTCACCTTCACGATGCTGCTCAACGTGTGCTCCTTGTCGCCGGGGTTGATCCGCTCGGGCGAGTAACCCACCTTGAAATCGGTGATGTACTTCAGGCCGCTGAGTTGTTCGAGCAATGGCACGCAATCCTCTTCGGTGCAGCCGGGGTACACCGTGCTCTCGTACACTACGAAGTCGCCCTTCTTCAGCACTTTGCCCACGGTGTTGGAGGCGCCGAGCAGTGGCTTCAGGTCGGGGATGTTCTGGTCGTCGATGGGCGTGGGCACGGCCACGATGAAGAACTCGACGTCCTTAAGGTCGTTGAGGTCGGCGGTGAAGTGGATGTCGGCCCCTTTGAAGGCTTCGGCGGACAGCTCGTTGCTGGGGTCCTCGCCGTTGCGCATCATGTCCACGCGCTTCTGGTTGATGTCGAAGCCCACCACCTTGATGCGGCGCGCGAACTCCAATGCGATGGGCAGACCCACATAACCAAGGCCGATCACGGCCAGCTTGGCTTCCTTCTTGACAAGTCGATCGTAGAGAGAGGTCATTTCGAGTTCAATGTGCTTGAGTGAAGAAGACCACGGAGGCACAGGGTCACAGAGCGCACAGGAGTGATGTTCAGTTCGTTCTTTCTCATCTCAGGGTTCTCCGTGTCTCTGTGGTCTTCTTACTTCAGTTTGTAGATGCGTTCGATGATCTCCACCACCTTCAGTCCTTCCAGGGCGTTGGTGGTGAGCGTGGTTCGGCCTTTCAGCGTGTCCACCACGTTCTGGATGATGTAGCTGTGGTTGTTCGCACTTCCCTTGTAAGCGCCATAGTCGTTGGCCGGGTTGGTGGGTGCGAGCTCGGGCATCGTGTAGTCCTTGATGTGGCAGTGCTCCACCTGGTCCATGTACTGCCCGCCGATCTTCACGCTGCCCTTGCTGCCGATGACGGTGAGGCTGCTCTCGAGGTTCTTGTCCCACACCGCGGTGCTGTAGTTGATGCACCCCATGCCGCCGTTCACGAAGTTGAATTGCACCAGGCCGCTGTCCTCGAAGTCGGTGAGGTCCTTGTGGTTGAAGTCGGCGAACTTGGCTTGGATGTCGGTGATGTCGCCGAACAGCCAGTACATGATGTCGATGAAGTGGCTGAACTGCGTGAAGAGCGTTCCGCCGTCGAGGTCCTTGGAGCCTTTCCACCCGCCCTTCTTGTAGTAGCGTTCGTCGCGGTTCCAATAGCAGTTCACCTGCACCATGAAGATCTCGCCGAGGTGCTTCCCGTCGATGACGCTCTTGATCCAGGCGCTGGGTGGCGAGTAGCGGTTCTGCATCACACCGAAGACCGTCAGGTGCATCTGCAGCGCTTTGTACAGCACTTCCTCGCACTCCTGCTTGCTCAGGCCCATGGGCTTTTCGCACACCACATGCTTGCCCGCACCTAGCGCTTTCAAGCTTTGTTGCGCATGCAGACCGTTGGGCGTGCACACGTTCACCACCTCGATGCCCGGCACTTCGCGCAGCATCGTGTCCAAGTCGTTGAACACCGGCACGCCGAAGTCCTGCACGCCGGCTTCCGCTGCGGTACGCACATCGCACAACGCGACCAGTTCCGCCTCGGCATGGCGCTTCACCATCTCCGCATGGCGCTTGCCGATGTGGCCGCAACCGACCACGGCGAATTTGATCCGGTCGCTCATGAGGCAGATGAAATAGAACCGCAGATGAAAGTCATGATGAAGATGATGTGCGCGTTGATGTTGCCCCGCACTGCCGCCTTTATCATCTTCATCATCTTCATCAAGGGTCGTATCTGTGGTTTCTTCCCTTAGTGGATCCTCGTTACTCGTCCGCCCTCCAGCTTGTACCGCTGCCCGCTCTCCGGACAGATCGCTTCGCCGTTGCCATCGAACTTAAGCTTGTGGCCGAACTCGCTCATCCAGCCGGTTTGGCGCGCCGGGTTACCGACCACTAACGCGTAGTCCGGCACTTCCTTGGTCACCACGGCACCGGCACCGATGAAGGCGAAGCGCCCGATGTCGTGCCCGCAAACGATGGTGGCGTTAGCGCCGATGCTGGCACCCTGCTTCACCAAGGTCTTCAAGTAGGCGCTGCGGCGGTTCACGGCGCTGCGCGGGTTGATGACGTTGGTGAACACCATGCTCGGACCGAGGAACACGTCGTCCTCGCACTCCACGCCGGTGTAGATGCTCACGTTGTTCTGCACCTTCACGTTGCGGCCCAGTTTCACGTCAGGGCTCACCACCACGTTCTGGCCGATGTTGCAGTTCTCGCCGATCGTGCAGTTGGGCATGATGTGGCTGAAGTGCCAGATGCGCGTCCCTGCCCCGATGGTGCAGCCTTCGTCGATGACGGCGGTGGGATGTGCGGTGAATGTCATGTGACCTGTGGCCATGGGGTCACGGGCCCATGGCTGGCGGAAGGGCCGCGAATGTACCGATCGGGTTGGGTCTCGGAACTAGTTTTGAGCGGGATGAAAGCCAGGTCAACTGTCCTGTCGGTCTTGGTCTTGGTTGGTCTGACCGGCGCTGGTTTGAGGCCGATAGTTCCTGTGGACAACCATTCAACCAAGAGCGGTCTTCCAAGGGACCTGGCCGGAACTCGATGGGCGGCGAGCTATTACTACTACCACGAAGACTGGGACTTCGTTTCCCGCGACAGTGTCGATGTGTGTTCCGGCCAAAGGGGCTGGAGCATGCCCGTGGATCCATCGCTCATCGATCAGGACAACCTGTATTTGGGATGCGAACGGAAAGCGTACCGGTTGGTTGATTCGCTGTTGATCCTTCATCGTTGGGTGAGCAGCGCAGAACCGGATACGTTCACTTGGCGTGACGGTGCCTTCCGTTCGAACTGGATGTTCACCTACGGCCATGTTGTGCTTCAGCCGTGGCCGATCGCGGACTGCTCAAAGCACGATCCGCTGGAGAAGCTGAAAGCCGTGCGATAAGGGTCACACAGGCGGCCCCGTCCTCACATCCAGTCCCCAGGTTAGCTTGGTGCGCAACGTTTGCAGGAAATCGCTGTCGGGCAAGCGGACGAGGCGGGCCGTATGCGGGGCGGTGCTGATGGCGATGGGCGCATGGCCGGTGCAGGGCACGCTGCGGCTGTCCATGTTCACCAGGTATTTGTCCTCGCGTGCGTCCACGATCAGTGTGATGCGGCTGCGGTCCGGAAGCACGTAGGGGCGCACGTTCAGGTTGTGCGGCGCGATGGGCGTAATAACGATGCTGTCGCAGCTGGGGTCGAGCACCGGCCCGCCGCAACTGAGGCTGTAGGCGGTGCTGCCGGTGGGCGTGGCCACGATGAGCCCATCGGCCCAGTAGGTGTTCAGGTAGCGGCCGTCCACGTAGGCGTGCACGGTGAGCATGGTGCTGCTGTCGCGCTTGTGCACGCTCACCTCGTTGAGCGCCACGGTGTTGGTGCCCAAGGGATGGTCGCCGTCCACGCGCAGTTGGGTGCGTTCCTCCAGGGTGTAACGGCGCCGGGCCAGTGCATCCAATGCCGGGTCCACAGCATCCAGCGGAATGCTGCTGAGGAAGCCCAGCCGACCGAGATTGATGCCCAGCACGGGAATGCCGCTGGTGCCGCTCAGGGCCACGCTGTCCAGGAAGGTGCCGTCGCCCCCGAGACTGATAAGCACTTCGGCCTTGGGCGGCAGGGTGTCGGCCGCCGTGTGCATTACCTCGCCAATGGTGCCGCTGGCTTGCAACCACTTGCTCAGATCGGGTTGCAGCACGGGCTGCAGTCCTGCCTTGCGCATGCGGCCCAACAGATCAGCCACCACGGGCGCAGTGGCAGGCGACATCTCACGGCCGTTGATGGCGACGATCATGCATTGGCCGCCGAAGCTTTGGGCGAAGGCGGCGTGCGAAGGTGGTGAAAGATCGAAGCCGCATCTTTGGCTTGAGCGGCGTCTAGCTAGAACCATCAACGATCACAGCCATGAGAAACGTTACGCTCATTCTTGGCCTTGCCGCCGCCACCTTGGTGCAGGCCCAATCATGGTGTCCCCCAGGAGCAAGGTGGACCTTCAACACGAGCGACGTTGGGTTCGTGGAGTCTCAGACCTTCCTGACCTATGTTGGTGACACCGTGGTGGACGGCTTCCCATCCCAGCACATTGCACAGGTGAGCGCGATCACCCAGTTGTGGGGGAATGACACACTCATCGTCAACGACCAACTTCCCGTGTTCACGCGAGTGGACGGCGACGTGGTTTTCGATTGGGACTATTCCGATTGGGACACCCTGTTCTGGTTCGGTTCTGTTCCGGGCGACGAGTGGCAACCGCACTGGTCGTTCGGTTGGGAATGCCCCGACCGGGTCTTGCATGTCTTGGACACATCAACCATAGTCATTGATGGCTTGGCACTTCGCCATCTGGATGTCGAGGTCTATTGGAGCGGCGTGCCAACTGGTATCGTTTCGAGCATAACGGAGCGCATTGGCGGTGGTAGTTGGCAAGCGCCGCCGCCATGCGGAGCGGCGGAATGCACTTGCACCATGATCTGCTACCGGGACAATGACATATCCCATCCGATCGACTCATGCGAGTTCACGCTCGGGATCTATCCAGAAAGGCCAGCGATCGGGCAACTGACCGTCTTTGCCGAACGGGACGTGCTTTCGGTGCAAGTTCCCGATGAAATGGTCGGTGGGATCATGCATATCCGCGATGCCATCGGCCGGGAGGTGCTCAGCGCAAGGGTTGCGGCACCACGGACGGACTATCCAACGCAGGGCTTTGCAAGAGGCGCGTATTCCATACTGG
Protein-coding sequences here:
- a CDS encoding nucleotide sugar dehydrogenase, with the translated sequence MTSLYDRLVKKEAKLAVIGLGYVGLPIALEFARRIKVVGFDINQKRVDMMRNGEDPSNELSAEAFKGADIHFTADLNDLKDVEFFIVAVPTPIDDQNIPDLKPLLGASNTVGKVLKKGDFVVYESTVYPGCTEEDCVPLLEQLSGLKYITDFKVGYSPERINPGDKEHTLSSIVKVSSGCDPESAEIIAKTYELVVKAGVHRASSIKVAEAAKIIENTQRDVNIALTNELSIIFNRMGINTYDVLEAAGTKWNFLKFQPGLVGGHCIGVDPYYLVYKAKELGYHAQIIDSGRYVNDSMGGYVAKQTVKKMIASGANPANSRVLVMGATFKENVTDIRNSKVADVVRELKSFSCTVDVADPHADSAEVQHEYGYSLVKEMKGPYDAIIVAVNHTEYASKDEAWFKGMLTPKGVLVDLKGIFRKKVKSVNYWSL
- a CDS encoding NAD kinase, whose translation is MIVAINGREMSPATAPVVADLLGRMRKAGLQPVLQPDLSKWLQASGTIGEVMHTAADTLPPKAEVLISLGGDGTFLDSVALSGTSGIPVLGINLGRLGFLSSIPLDAVDPALDALARRRYTLEERTQLRVDGDHPLGTNTVALNEVSVHKRDSSTMLTVHAYVDGRYLNTYWADGLIVATPTGSTAYSLSCGGPVLDPSCDSIVITPIAPHNLNVRPYVLPDRSRITLIVDAREDKYLVNMDSRSVPCTGHAPIAISTAPHTARLVRLPDSDFLQTLRTKLTWGLDVRTGPPV
- a CDS encoding N-acetyltransferase, which encodes MTFTAHPTAVIDEGCTIGAGTRIWHFSHIMPNCTIGENCNIGQNVVVSPDVKLGRNVKVQNNVSIYTGVECEDDVFLGPSMVFTNVINPRSAVNRRSAYLKTLVKQGASIGANATIVCGHDIGRFAFIGAGAVVTKEVPDYALVVGNPARQTGWMSEFGHKLKFDGNGEAICPESGQRYKLEGGRVTRIH
- a CDS encoding Gfo/Idh/MocA family oxidoreductase, whose protein sequence is MSDRIKFAVVGCGHIGKRHAEMVKRHAEAELVALCDVRTAAEAGVQDFGVPVFNDLDTMLREVPGIEVVNVCTPNGLHAQQSLKALGAGKHVVCEKPMGLSKQECEEVLYKALQMHLTVFGVMQNRYSPPSAWIKSVIDGKHLGEIFMVQVNCYWNRDERYYKKGGWKGSKDLDGGTLFTQFSHFIDIMYWLFGDITDIQAKFADFNHKDLTDFEDSGLVQFNFVNGGMGCINYSTAVWDKNLESSLTVIGSKGSVKIGGQYMDQVEHCHIKDYTMPELAPTNPANDYGAYKGSANNHSYIIQNVVDTLKGRTTLTTNALEGLKVVEIIERIYKLK